In SAR324 cluster bacterium, a genomic segment contains:
- a CDS encoding aldolase/citrate lyase family protein, with protein MKNLALKKKLKEGDLVLGTLIVSTSPFWPKILKDCSLDFIFIDTEHIAISRETLSWMCRTYSAMGLPPLVRMKSPDQYIATEFLDDGAAGIISPYTETVTQVKELVGATKKRPLKGSRLNQLMAGKKNLEESLDDYINKFNENNLLILNIESEPAIENLDQILEIEGIDAIQIGPHDLTTSLGIPEEYDNPIYLNTIEMVFKKVRSKSIGAGIHAWGTPEYQKRLLDLGANMLIHKADALFFRDGLENDLNEIRSLVGEDNISRRENISI; from the coding sequence ATGAAAAATTTAGCACTGAAGAAGAAATTAAAAGAAGGAGATTTAGTCTTGGGTACACTCATCGTTTCAACATCACCTTTTTGGCCAAAAATCTTAAAAGATTGCTCACTAGATTTCATCTTTATTGATACTGAACACATAGCTATAAGTCGTGAAACACTATCATGGATGTGTAGGACATACTCAGCGATGGGACTGCCTCCCTTGGTGAGAATGAAATCTCCAGATCAATATATTGCTACTGAGTTCTTAGATGATGGAGCAGCTGGAATTATTTCTCCGTATACTGAGACAGTCACTCAAGTTAAAGAATTAGTGGGTGCGACTAAGAAGAGACCACTAAAAGGTAGTAGGTTAAACCAATTGATGGCAGGTAAGAAAAACTTAGAAGAATCATTAGATGATTATATAAATAAATTCAATGAAAATAATTTATTAATATTAAATATTGAGAGTGAACCTGCTATAGAAAATCTTGATCAGATTTTAGAAATTGAAGGCATTGACGCTATCCAGATTGGTCCACATGATCTTACAACTAGTTTAGGAATTCCTGAAGAATATGATAATCCCATTTACCTAAATACTATTGAGATGGTCTTCAAGAAAGTCAGATCAAAATCTATTGGTGCAGGAATTCATGCTTGGGGTACTCCTGAGTATCAAAAGAGATTACTGGACCTTGGTGCAAATATGCTAATCCATAAGGCAGATGCTCTCTTCTTTAGGGATGGATTAGAGAATGATCTCAATGAAATTAGGAGTTTAGTTGGTGAGGATAACATCAGTAGAAGAGAGAATATTAGTATTTGA
- a CDS encoding excalibur calcium-binding domain-containing protein has translation MQTSTSFHYLHQCGISRLDGDKDGLPCEGLCD, from the coding sequence TTGCAGACCAGTACCAGCTTCCATTATTTGCATCAATGTGGAATCAGTCGCTTGGACGGTGACAAAGATGGATTGCCCTGTGAGGGGTTATGTGATTG